The Clarias gariepinus isolate MV-2021 ecotype Netherlands chromosome 26, CGAR_prim_01v2, whole genome shotgun sequence sequence tgagtgagtaattttgctgatagaaaataaatcaacaccttcttAGAAATCATAATCATCCTCTCTTAACCCACGTCATCAACTCACTTCTCGACCAGGTAGTTGCGCAGCCCCCGGACCAGGCCTTTGACGATGGTCCTGATGCGGGGTGTGAGGATGGCTTGGGACACGTGAAAGCTGCCGTACTCGGCCCTCTCGCCCAGCGTGGTCTCCAGAAACTGGATGAGTTTTTTGGTGTCGGTGGTGTTGGCCCACGGCGCTGGCATTTTACTACCAGGCCACATCAATGGGCAGCTTTCAGCAGACGGGTGATGATAAAATACCAGGACCTGCCAGTATCAGAGTCACAGGAAGTCAGACTGACACAAagtaatacttttatttttaagattctAAGAATCTGATTCTGAGATTAAGGTCTGAGCACAGAGTCAAAGCTGACCCACAGTAACCCTGAGCATAAATTATtggaataaaattaatttaagaaaaatgaaTCTCAAGGAATATGGATGAATACAGACATTACAGTGTTCTTCTGCTATACCAAGTATTCACACCCTAATTAACATAATAAACCCAAAGCAACAAACCTTAAAATCTCAGAGTACCTGGTGCTTCTTCTCCCACAGGAAGTCTAGCGTGATGTTCTCCACCTTGTTGATCTTGCACAGCTTTGGTCCAAAAACCTCCTTCAGCATGCCAATCAGGTAGCGATGATGCTGCTCGTCCATGGCGTAGTGGTGGTTGAAGTCCAGGAAGATAACCTCTTTGCGGTGAGAGTTCAGGAAGGCGTTGATGTCATTGAGTCCATCTCGCACTCTGAGCCCAAACAGGCCGTGGATGAAGTAGACCTCGTGGTCTGTTTCTCCGGGTTTGGACGAGACTCTGAGGTCGAAATATCGGATGCCGCCTTCCAGCTGCTCCTTAAAGGTCAGGTTCTGAGTCATGGACCATTTCTTCATCACCTTTTTGGCCAGCAGACGGAACACGAACGCTAGGTGCTTGACGAACGCCTTCTGATCAGGGCCGACCGGGGCTTGTTCGTCCACCCAGAAACTGAACGAGTCGTGAGAGCCTGAGGTGTGGAGCAGAACCGGAAAGCAAGTTCCAACATAGGAGCAGAATTTAAaggagcaaaaaataaaaaaaatgtaaaaatagattGCAATTGCAGCAAAAATAGCATAATTAAGGTCTACAATATGCTTCCTGCTTTATGGGAATAATTATTATGACTGGTTTGGATTTTGACTTGTTGGAATTTTTTGGAGTAGACAATCCTCAGAATTAGCTACATTAGCATAGCACGTGTCCAAGACATCTTAAAAGTCTTGAcaggattacattttttttttttttagaatttatgAGTCATTTAGGAGGTTATGTTTCAGTTTTGTAATGAATTAGAGATGATTAATTAGTTAAGATGCATCGATCATAAAAGCCAGATACATGGTTATGCTAGCTTAGATAACAACACTAGAATGTTTAAATATAGCAGTAATGTGTGGAGAATTTTATAGTTTATAAATTCTCTAATTTGATGCAAAATACGATTCAGGCTATATTATATGTCCATGCTGGAAAAACATAACAATATAAAGTATTACAAGCAAACTGCCTCTTAGTGTGGCCAAATAATTCAGAGATAAgagcaggtaaaaaaaaattaaattaaataaaaaaaatgtaattaaatgatcACTACATCTCTCTTAAATATATGTTCTTgctcatattttaaaaattattattattattattattattattattatttctctctttcaATCACCTTAActtatctacatttacattaaaattttattttatttggattttaatAAAACAGACCAGATTTAGCAAACAAACTAATCACCTCCCCcgtttttgttattgttcttacagtatattattattttataattattgtattaCTTTCTCactgtattataatatatatgatTGCAAATATTTGATTGCTACTATGCATACACTGTACAGAACTACATTCATCAACATTtcaagtttaattaaaaaaaaatttaatagattATAAAGTGGTTgactaaataaaatacttaatagAGAAATGATTTCAAATGAAGAATTAACCAGAAAAAAAGAATCCTGCTCTACAGGAGGAATCATTTTGTTTAAAtcgaaaaagtttttaaaataaataataataataataaaagtttatacacaaaatctttttaaacacTCTAATACTGTACTTGCGCACGCTACATTACTGAAAGctgtctaaataaaataaatcttctgGACTAAAAGGAGATCTTTGTGATTATGAGATAATTCGACCCACCGGGCACGGCGAAGTATTTGAGTGGCATGGCGGTGAGTGTGGGACACAGTGAACCCATCCAGTCGGCATTGCTGGCGTTACCCGTCGGCCTGGTCCTCATCTTGCTGCCGTGTGACGTCACTATAACCTGTTAAAATTCATAGTGTAAAATCCGACCCTAACGAAACCTGTGCGAGGCGACGCTCACCCCGAGAGTGACTCCAACCGAGGGTGAGTGACGCTCCTCAGAGCGATAATCAGATTAGTGCTAAATCGCTCTCTTTATCCCTCCCGCTTTCCTCACCAACGGAGCTCGAGATTAACCCCACCCCCCCGGCAGGTGATAACCAACATGAAGCAGGTGTTTAAAAACCAGTGCATTGATAAAatttctgtataaataaaaccagacaatttatgAAACATTAATTAACCTAATTAACCTTGTatttccatccatccttccatccatccatccatccttccatccatccatccaacctcCGTAGTCCAACTAGATACCGTGGAGGACAATGGAGATTACcgttgtattttattattattattattattattattattattttagaaccAGGGTAGGACTTCCGGTCAACAATCACACACTACGCCAAtgagcccaatctgcatgtctttagcctgagggaggaaaccggaatacccagaggaaacccaccaagcacggggagaacttgGAGTTGTATGGAGTTGTATGGAGtagtgggaattgaacctggaccatGGAGGTTTAAatcaacagtgctaaccatgcCTCTGTCTCAGCAAAACAAGATAAGAAAAATAAGTGCACCCTTTCTACTTCTACAAACATTAAGAGAGAAATCAGCAACCAGGCGTTACTAAAGGTATTGCAAGAGTAGAAGTAGACTATACAGTAGAGAGAAATCATTTTCTTTACATGTCTAAGCTTTGATAGGAAGGTCGAGTCAGTGCACAGGGGCAGTCCTGAAGCAGGCGTGGGTAGGGTTGGGGTTAGTCTTGCACAACTCACAGAGCTGGTAGAGCCGGGGCTTGAACCACTGACCTTCGGTTTAGTAATGCAGAGCTCTAACCCACTGAGCTTAACCCAGTTTCTCAACAAGTGTGACTACATCTTTATgaaagcagaattttttttagcagagAACATTAGACATAACCTGTTGCTGCTCCGAGAGGTTACTGTTGCCGTCTCCGA is a genomic window containing:
- the plcxd2 gene encoding PI-PLC X domain-containing protein 2; the protein is MRTRPTGNASNADWMGSLCPTLTAMPLKYFAVPGSHDSFSFWVDEQAPVGPDQKAFVKHLAFVFRLLAKKVMKKWSMTQNLTFKEQLEGGIRYFDLRVSSKPGETDHEVYFIHGLFGLRVRDGLNDINAFLNSHRKEVIFLDFNHHYAMDEQHHRYLIGMLKEVFGPKLCKINKVENITLDFLWEKKHQVLVFYHHPSAESCPLMWPGSKMPAPWANTTDTKKLIQFLETTLGERAEYGSFHVSQAILTPRIRTIVKGLVRGLRNYLVEKNLPVIMAWVETQRPGVNGVNIITSDFVELVDFANTVIRLNDLLLLLPPPDRAVT